One Ranitomeya imitator isolate aRanImi1 chromosome 1, aRanImi1.pri, whole genome shotgun sequence DNA window includes the following coding sequences:
- the LOC138681503 gene encoding olfactory receptor 12D1-like, whose protein sequence is MHCRMYAINVDNCTSIADFVLAGLEVQGDLQVILYLSLLIMYIIGSASNLSIIIIPIFNPTLHTPMYFFLYNLAFLDICYSSVVVPKMFADFMSQKKMISFGGCMLQVHFFHFLGSTEVVLFSAMSYDRYVAIAHPLRYTTIMSYNVCFALASCSWVIGFFHASVHSIMTARLPFCGPKIVKHFFCDVKPLLNLASADVSLNFKLLIRVTGTLVITTLLLTILFYALISKFLIKIKTSQGRKRALSTCSGHFTVVTLQYGTAIFTYMRPSSEESLDQDRSAAIMFSVITPALNPIIYTLRNKDMIKALKRLFKKSH, encoded by the coding sequence ATGCATTGCAGAATGTATGCAATTAATGTAGATAATTGCACCTCAATAGCTGACTTTGTTTTGGCTGGCCTGGAAGTTCAAGGTGATCTTCAGGTGATTCTCTACTTGAGTTTGCTGATCATGTACATAATAGGTTCGGCATCTAatctgtctattattattattcctattttCAACCCCACTCTCCATACACCCATGTATTTTTTCTTGTACAACTTGGCTTTTCTTGACATTTGTTACTCATCAGTAGTTGTTCCTAAGATGTTTGCAGACTTTATGTCTCAGAAGAAGATGATCTCATTTGGTGGTTGTATGTTACAAGTCCATTTCTTCCACTTCCTGGGTAGCACAGAAGTAGTTCTCTTCTCAGCTATGTCTTATGACAGATACGTGGCTATTGCACATCCTTTGAGATACACAACCATCATGAGTTACAATGTCTGTTTTGCTTTAGCCTCATGTTCTTGGGTTATTGGATTTTTTCATGCATCGGTACACAGTATAATGACTGCAAGGCTTCCATTTTGTGGACCAAAAATAGTAAAACATTTCTTCTGTGATGTTAAACCTTTGCTTAATTTGGCCTCTGCAGATGTTTCTCTAAATTTCAAGCTTCTTATTAGAGTGACCGGAACCCTAGTGATAACAACCTTATTGCTAACTATCCTTTTTTATGCCCTCATTAGCAAATTTCTGATAAAAATAAAGACCTCGCAAGGACGAAAACGTGCCCTATCTACATGTAGCGGACATTTTACAGTAGTTACTCTCCAGTATGGAACAGCAATTTTTACCTACATGCGCCCTTCTTCAGAAGAGTCTTTAGATCAAGATAGATCAGCCGCAATTATGTTCTCTGTTATAACTCCAGCGTTAAACCCAATTATTTATACATTAAGAAATAAAGACatgataaaagctttgaaaaggttGTTTAAAAAATCTCATTAA